The Streptomyces europaeiscabiei genome window below encodes:
- a CDS encoding chaplin produces the protein MNLAEKAPRPSVPPVSPQRPRPVPPSPTRQLSPDSEAVGSPGAASGLHVQDPVDDPFRVTGLSGNLVAAPNPTCGNSTADH, from the coding sequence ATGAACCTCGCCGAGAAGGCGCCCCGACCTTCAGTGCCGCCGGTCTCGCCGCAGAGGCCTCGTCCGGTGCCGCCGTCGCCGACTCGTCAGTTATCGCCGGACAGCGAGGCCGTGGGCTCCCCGGGCGCCGCCTCCGGCCTCCACGTCCAGGACCCCGTCGACGACCCCTTCAGGGTCACGGGCCTCAGCGGCAATCTTGTCGCGGCACCCAACCCCACATGCGGCAACAGCACGGCCGACCACTGA
- a CDS encoding transglycosylase SLT domain-containing protein, which produces MPKNANILRNRLALTKTHKLSFAGVAAVGAASLAFSLVPAEAQTSAKTVSAAPVAFSQSAAQSAKASVTDQAADADKKAAAAAAKKKAEQERAKKEAASRSAQRAKIAKAAAKTYPNNLDGWIREALDIMKKHKIPGTYNGLHKNIMRESSGNPNAINDWDINAINGVPSIGLLQVIKPTFDAYHVPGTAKSQYDPVANLTAAANYAADRYGSIDNVNSAY; this is translated from the coding sequence ATGCCCAAGAACGCCAACATCCTCCGCAACCGTCTCGCTCTGACCAAGACCCACAAGCTGTCGTTCGCCGGAGTGGCCGCCGTCGGCGCCGCCTCCCTCGCGTTCTCGCTGGTGCCGGCCGAGGCTCAGACCTCCGCGAAGACAGTGTCCGCGGCGCCGGTGGCGTTCAGTCAGAGCGCGGCCCAGTCGGCGAAGGCGAGCGTCACCGACCAGGCCGCCGACGCCGACAAGAAGGCCGCCGCGGCCGCCGCGAAGAAGAAGGCCGAGCAGGAGCGTGCGAAGAAGGAGGCCGCGAGCCGGTCCGCCCAGCGCGCCAAGATCGCCAAGGCCGCCGCGAAGACCTACCCGAACAACCTCGACGGCTGGATCCGTGAGGCGCTCGACATCATGAAGAAGCACAAGATCCCGGGCACCTACAACGGCCTGCACAAGAACATCATGCGGGAGTCCTCGGGCAACCCGAACGCCATCAACGACTGGGACATCAACGCCATCAACGGCGTCCCGTCGATCGGTCTGCTGCAGGTCATCAAGCCGACCTTCGACGCCTACCACGTCCCGGGCACGGCCAAGAGCCAGTACGACCCGGTCGCCAACCTGACGGCCGCCGCGAACTACGCCGCCGACCGCTACGGCTCGATCGACAACGTCAACAGCGCGTACTGA
- a CDS encoding SDR family NAD(P)-dependent oxidoreductase: MPVAIITGASKGLGRALGAALAERGWDLVLDARTAEVLKESAAELSAYGTRVEALPGDVTDAGHRADLVAAARGLGGVDLLVNNASALGAEPLVRLEGLALDGLRRALEVNVVAALGLVQEALPLLRASGAGAVIGVTSDAAAEAYATWGGYGASKAALDQLSAVLAEEEPGLRVWAVDPGDMGTDLYAAAVPDDDDPRPSPRSVAAAFLRLLDERPASGRYGAPSLLEGR; this comes from the coding sequence ATGCCGGTAGCGATCATCACGGGGGCTTCGAAGGGGCTGGGCCGGGCGCTCGGCGCGGCGCTGGCGGAGCGCGGGTGGGACCTGGTGCTTGACGCCAGGACCGCCGAGGTGCTGAAGGAGTCGGCGGCGGAGCTGTCGGCGTACGGGACGCGGGTGGAGGCCCTGCCGGGGGATGTCACGGACGCCGGGCACCGGGCCGACCTGGTGGCGGCGGCGCGGGGGCTGGGCGGGGTCGATCTGCTGGTGAACAACGCGAGCGCGCTGGGCGCCGAGCCGCTCGTACGGCTGGAGGGGCTGGCGCTGGACGGGCTGCGGCGGGCCCTGGAGGTCAATGTGGTGGCGGCGCTGGGGCTGGTCCAGGAGGCGCTGCCGCTGTTGCGGGCCTCCGGGGCGGGCGCGGTGATCGGTGTCACCTCGGACGCGGCGGCCGAGGCGTACGCGACGTGGGGCGGGTACGGGGCCTCGAAGGCGGCGCTGGACCAGCTGTCGGCGGTGCTGGCCGAGGAGGAGCCGGGGCTTCGGGTGTGGGCCGTCGATCCCGGGGACATGGGCACGGACCTGTACGCGGCGGCCGTACCGGACGACGACGATCCACGGCCGAGCCCGAGGAGTGTGGCGGCGGCCTTTCTGCGGTTGCTCGACGAGCGGCCGGCCAGTGGCCGCTACGGGGCGCCGTCCCTGCTGGAGGGGCGATGA
- a CDS encoding GAF domain-containing sensor histidine kinase, with protein MSQGPRSGLAAVSSALLAMSRHLEVRDVLKTIVASARELLDAEYAALGVPDDHGGFAQFVVDGVSDAQWKAIGPLPRQHGILAAMLHEATPERLADVRKDPRFEGWPSAHPDLVDFLGLPIRDGDEVIGALFLANKRCPGPEGGFGFTEEDEDLLSILAQHAAIALTNARLYERSRELTIAEERSRLAHELHDAVSQKLFSLRLTAQAAAALVDRDPSRAKGELHQVAALAAEAADELRAAVVELRPAGLDEDGLVATLRTQVHVLDRAHSARVTFSGRGARALPAAQEEAMLRVAQEALHNALRHSGAERVDVTLDRHGGGAVLRVTDDGAGFDPLGVRRAGRHLGLVSMRDRASGVGGRLTVESAPGKGTTIEMEVPGG; from the coding sequence ATGAGCCAAGGTCCACGGTCCGGTCTCGCCGCGGTGAGTTCCGCGCTGCTGGCCATGAGCAGGCACCTGGAGGTGCGTGACGTCCTCAAGACGATCGTCGCCTCCGCGCGCGAGCTGCTCGACGCGGAGTACGCGGCGCTCGGCGTCCCCGACGACCACGGCGGCTTCGCCCAGTTCGTCGTCGACGGCGTCAGCGACGCCCAGTGGAAGGCCATCGGCCCCCTCCCGCGCCAGCACGGCATCCTCGCCGCGATGCTCCACGAGGCCACCCCGGAGCGCCTGGCCGACGTCCGCAAGGACCCGCGCTTCGAGGGCTGGCCGAGCGCCCACCCCGACCTCGTCGACTTCCTGGGCCTGCCCATCCGCGACGGCGACGAGGTCATCGGCGCCCTCTTCCTCGCCAACAAGCGCTGCCCCGGGCCCGAGGGCGGCTTCGGCTTCACCGAGGAGGACGAGGACCTGCTGTCGATCCTCGCCCAGCACGCCGCGATCGCCCTGACCAACGCCCGCCTCTACGAACGCAGCCGCGAGCTGACCATCGCCGAGGAGCGCTCCCGGCTCGCCCACGAACTGCACGACGCGGTCAGCCAGAAGCTCTTCTCCCTGCGCCTGACCGCCCAGGCCGCCGCCGCCCTCGTCGACCGCGACCCCTCCCGCGCCAAGGGCGAACTGCACCAGGTGGCCGCCCTCGCCGCCGAGGCAGCCGACGAGCTGCGCGCAGCCGTCGTCGAGCTGCGCCCCGCAGGGCTCGACGAGGACGGTCTGGTCGCCACCCTGCGCACCCAGGTCCACGTCCTGGACCGCGCCCACAGCGCCCGCGTCACCTTCTCCGGCCGCGGAGCCCGCGCACTGCCCGCCGCCCAGGAGGAGGCCATGCTGCGCGTCGCCCAGGAGGCCCTGCACAACGCCCTGCGCCACTCGGGAGCCGAGCGGGTCGACGTCACCCTCGACCGGCACGGCGGCGGAGCCGTCCTGCGGGTCACGGACGACGGCGCCGGCTTCGACCCCCTGGGTGTACGCCGCGCCGGACGCCACCTCGGCCTGGTCTCCATGCGTGACCGGGCGAGCGGGGTCGGTGGCCGGCTGACCGTGGAATCGGCGCCCGGAAAGGGCACCACGATCGAGATGGAGGTCCCCGGTGGCTGA
- a CDS encoding ABC transporter ATP-binding protein — protein MSDVLELEDVSVVREGRALVDQVSWSVKEGERWAILGPNGAGKTTLLNIASSYLYPSKGTATILGDTLGKVDVFELRPRIGMAGIAMAEKLPRRQTVLQTVLTAAYGMTATWNEDYEEVDELRARAFLDRLGMTDFVDRKFGTLSEGERKRTLIARALMADPELLLLDEPAAGLDLGGREDLVRRLGRLARDPIAPSMIMVTHHVEEIPPGFTHVLMIRQGKVLAAGPLELELTSRNLSLCFGLPLVVDQLGERWTAHGLPLN, from the coding sequence ATGAGCGATGTTCTGGAGCTGGAGGACGTATCCGTGGTCCGCGAGGGCCGGGCTCTGGTGGACCAGGTCTCCTGGTCGGTCAAGGAGGGCGAGCGCTGGGCCATCCTCGGCCCCAACGGCGCGGGCAAGACCACCCTCCTCAACATCGCGTCCAGCTACCTCTACCCCAGCAAGGGCACCGCCACGATCCTCGGCGACACCCTCGGCAAGGTCGACGTCTTCGAGCTGCGCCCCCGCATCGGCATGGCCGGCATCGCCATGGCGGAGAAGCTCCCCAGGCGCCAGACCGTCCTGCAGACCGTGCTGACCGCCGCGTACGGCATGACCGCCACCTGGAACGAGGACTACGAGGAGGTCGACGAGCTGCGCGCCCGCGCCTTCCTCGACCGCCTCGGCATGACCGACTTCGTCGACCGCAAGTTCGGCACCCTCTCCGAGGGCGAGCGCAAGCGCACCCTCATCGCGCGCGCCCTGATGGCCGACCCCGAGCTGCTGCTCCTCGACGAGCCCGCCGCCGGACTGGACCTCGGCGGCCGCGAGGACCTCGTACGCCGTCTCGGCCGCCTGGCCCGCGACCCGATCGCCCCCTCCATGATCATGGTCACGCACCATGTCGAGGAGATCCCCCCGGGCTTCACCCACGTCCTGATGATCCGCCAGGGCAAGGTCCTCGCCGCGGGCCCGCTGGAGCTGGAGCTCACCTCCCGCAACCTCTCCCTCTGCTTCGGCCTCCCGCTCGTCGTCGATCAGCTCGGCGAGCGCTGGACCGCCCACGGCCTGCCGCTCAACTGA
- a CDS encoding S-adenosylmethionine:tRNA ribosyltransferase-isomerase has protein sequence MTKAAVRVPDELHARVPAEQRGPGLDRDGVRLLVSRGTEVSHHAFTALPGLLRAGDLLVVNTSPTLAAAVDGTVGQVRVVVHFSTRGDDGRWAVELRDPDGRGTTRARAGGPAGTEVRLPGDLRLVLEEPLSERGERLWWARVSSAAVVGVLREYGRPIRYSYTERDQPLSVYQTVFALPSQDGAGSAEMPSAGRPFTARLVAELVSRGVQFAPVVLHTGVASAEAHEPPYPERFAVPEASARLINSAKAGGGRVVAVGTTAIRAVESATGPDGVVRARAGWTDLVVTPGRGVRGVDGLLTGLHEPEASHLLMLEAVGGRAAIDRAYEEAVRGRYLWHEFGDVHLVLPPEGPHGEHCDSNYL, from the coding sequence ATGACGAAGGCGGCGGTGCGTGTCCCGGACGAGCTGCACGCGCGCGTGCCCGCCGAGCAGCGCGGGCCGGGCCTCGACCGGGACGGCGTACGGCTGCTGGTCTCGCGCGGGACGGAGGTGTCGCACCACGCGTTCACGGCGCTGCCGGGGTTGCTGAGGGCGGGGGATCTGCTGGTGGTGAACACGTCGCCGACGCTGGCGGCGGCGGTGGACGGGACGGTCGGGCAGGTGCGCGTGGTGGTGCATTTCTCGACGCGGGGTGATGACGGGCGGTGGGCCGTGGAGCTGCGGGATCCGGACGGACGCGGCACCACGCGCGCGCGTGCGGGCGGCCCGGCGGGGACGGAGGTGCGGCTTCCCGGGGACCTGCGGCTGGTTCTGGAGGAGCCGCTGAGCGAGCGGGGTGAGCGGCTGTGGTGGGCCCGGGTGTCCTCCGCGGCTGTCGTCGGGGTGCTGCGGGAGTACGGGCGGCCCATCCGTTACTCCTATACGGAGCGGGATCAGCCGTTGTCCGTGTACCAGACGGTGTTCGCGTTGCCGTCGCAGGACGGGGCGGGGAGTGCGGAGATGCCGAGTGCGGGACGGCCGTTCACGGCGCGGCTGGTGGCGGAGCTGGTGAGCCGGGGTGTGCAGTTCGCGCCGGTCGTGCTGCACACGGGGGTGGCGTCGGCGGAGGCGCACGAGCCGCCGTATCCGGAGCGGTTCGCGGTGCCGGAGGCGTCGGCGCGGCTGATCAACAGCGCGAAGGCGGGCGGCGGGCGGGTGGTCGCGGTGGGGACGACGGCGATACGGGCGGTGGAGTCGGCCACGGGGCCCGACGGCGTCGTAAGGGCGCGGGCAGGGTGGACGGATCTGGTGGTGACGCCGGGGCGCGGGGTGCGCGGGGTGGACGGGCTGCTCACGGGGCTGCACGAGCCGGAGGCATCGCATCTGCTGATGCTGGAGGCGGTCGGGGGGCGGGCGGCGATCGACCGCGCGTACGAAGAGGCGGTCCGGGGGCGTTACCTGTGGCACGAGTTCGGGGACGTGCACCTCGTCCTGCCACCGGAGGGGCCTCACGGAGAGCATTGCGACAGCAACTACCTGTAA
- a CDS encoding response regulator transcription factor — MADAIKVLLVDDHQVVRRGLRTFLEVQDDIEVVGEAADGAEGVARAEELRPDVVLMDVKMPGMDGVDALRKLRELANPARVLIVTSFTEQRTVVPALRAGAAGYVYKDVDPDALAGAIRSVHAGHILLQPEVADALLSQEVANSGQGRGGSLTEREREVLGLIADGRSNREIARALVLSEKTVKTHVSNILMKLDLADRTQAALWAVRHGVAG, encoded by the coding sequence GTGGCTGACGCAATCAAGGTGCTCCTCGTCGACGACCACCAGGTGGTCCGACGCGGCCTGCGCACCTTCCTGGAGGTTCAGGACGACATAGAGGTCGTGGGAGAGGCCGCCGACGGCGCCGAAGGTGTCGCCCGCGCCGAGGAGCTCCGGCCCGACGTCGTCCTCATGGACGTCAAGATGCCGGGCATGGACGGCGTCGACGCGCTGCGCAAGCTCCGCGAACTCGCCAACCCCGCGCGTGTGCTCATCGTCACCAGCTTCACCGAGCAGCGCACGGTCGTCCCGGCCCTGCGTGCCGGCGCCGCCGGGTACGTCTACAAGGACGTGGACCCCGACGCCCTCGCCGGCGCCATCCGCTCGGTGCACGCCGGCCACATCCTCCTCCAGCCGGAGGTCGCCGACGCGCTCCTGTCCCAGGAGGTGGCCAACTCCGGCCAGGGGAGAGGCGGCTCACTCACCGAGCGGGAGCGCGAGGTGCTCGGCCTGATAGCCGACGGCCGCTCCAACCGCGAGATCGCCCGCGCCCTGGTCCTCTCCGAGAAGACGGTGAAGACCCATGTCTCGAACATCCTGATGAAGCTCGACCTGGCGGACCGCACCCAGGCCGCGCTCTGGGCGGTACGCCACGGTGTGGCCGGATGA
- the chpE gene encoding chaplin ChpE, whose protein sequence is MKNLKKAAAVTMVAGGLVAAGAGMASATDGGAHADGKAIGSPGVVSGNVIQAPVHIPVNAVGNSVNVVGILNPAFGNLGVNH, encoded by the coding sequence GTGAAGAACCTGAAGAAGGCCGCCGCTGTCACGATGGTGGCCGGTGGCCTCGTCGCCGCCGGTGCCGGCATGGCATCCGCCACCGACGGTGGGGCGCACGCCGACGGCAAGGCCATCGGCTCGCCGGGCGTCGTCTCGGGCAACGTCATCCAGGCCCCGGTCCACATCCCCGTGAACGCGGTCGGCAACAGCGTGAACGTCGTCGGCATCCTGAACCCGGCCTTCGGCAACCTGGGTGTCAACCACTGA
- a CDS encoding ABC transporter ATP-binding protein/permease, whose product MPELVLELNGQTWTLDPSRAYTLGRDPQGDIVFDDARVSWRHATISFGGRSWVIEDHGSTNGTFAQGQRIHQLEIGPGSAVHLGNATDGPRLNLSGTAASVAQPQQQPYAAQGVSAGHAGQQAPQQQAPQAGWQQPQAAQVPQQQGFPQQGPGGGAGAPPVYGDRSPTTFHQLSLGRVMRIGRALENELVVSDLQVSRNHAEFHATPDGRFEIRDLGSHNGTFVNGMPIAKGGTALLGPNDIVGVGHSTFRIIGDRLEEFVDTGDVSFSARHLTVTVDGGKQILKDVSFGVPEKSLIAVIGPSGSGKSTLLKALTGYRPANQGDVLYDNRNLYKQFAELRQRIGLVPQDDILHKELTVKKALKYAAKLRFPADTTAQERDARIDEVLRELKLDIHKDKKVTSLSGGQRKRVSVALELLTKPSLIFLDEPTSGLDPGMDRDVMQLLRGLADDGRTVLVVTHSVAELAICDKLLVMAPGGSVAYFGPPEEALNFFGYDTWADVFSAFENYRDYDWAGRWKGSQHYQMYAADIDAVAPQSVHMPPPQSMRPPKPQGWLSQLGTLVRRYVSVIASDKGFLALTVILPAVLGAVSLLIDPDKDLLVRGVNKATGLPVPNGTATTVLLILAVGACFAGAANSVRELIKERVIYERERATGLSRSAYLMSKVIVLGAVTVFQGAMVGAIGFSTRTIPDEALIFGEGKFAVMLELSIPIMGLGFTSMMFGLVISSLVKTAEKTMPLLVMFAIVQVVFTGCLFALHGSPGVNEFSYLMPSRWAVAAAGATLDFNNISPPKEAGDTDPLWDHTVGAYSLDMIALIVLGVICGVLVARFLRRHEPEVMRK is encoded by the coding sequence GTGCCGGAACTCGTACTGGAATTGAACGGACAAACCTGGACGCTCGATCCGTCCAGGGCATATACCCTCGGACGTGATCCGCAGGGGGACATCGTGTTCGACGACGCCAGGGTGTCCTGGCGTCACGCCACGATCAGCTTCGGCGGCCGTAGTTGGGTGATCGAGGACCACGGCAGCACCAACGGCACCTTCGCGCAGGGGCAGCGGATCCACCAGTTGGAGATCGGCCCCGGCTCGGCCGTGCACCTGGGCAACGCGACCGACGGCCCGAGACTCAACCTCTCCGGCACCGCCGCGTCCGTCGCGCAGCCCCAGCAGCAGCCGTACGCCGCGCAGGGCGTGAGCGCCGGACACGCGGGCCAGCAGGCCCCGCAGCAGCAGGCGCCGCAGGCGGGCTGGCAGCAGCCGCAAGCGGCACAGGTCCCGCAGCAGCAGGGCTTCCCGCAGCAGGGCCCCGGTGGTGGCGCGGGGGCGCCGCCGGTCTACGGCGACCGCAGCCCGACCACGTTCCACCAGCTGTCGCTCGGCCGCGTCATGCGCATCGGCCGTGCCCTGGAGAACGAGCTGGTCGTCTCCGACCTGCAGGTCTCGCGCAACCACGCCGAGTTCCACGCGACGCCCGACGGGCGCTTCGAGATCCGCGACCTCGGCTCGCACAACGGCACGTTCGTCAACGGTATGCCGATCGCCAAGGGCGGCACGGCACTCCTCGGCCCGAACGACATCGTCGGCGTCGGTCACTCGACGTTCCGCATCATCGGCGACCGGCTCGAGGAGTTCGTCGACACCGGTGACGTCTCCTTCTCCGCACGTCACCTGACGGTCACCGTCGACGGCGGCAAGCAGATCCTGAAGGACGTCTCCTTCGGCGTCCCGGAGAAGTCGCTCATCGCGGTCATCGGCCCCTCGGGCTCCGGCAAGTCCACCCTGCTGAAGGCACTCACGGGCTACCGCCCCGCCAACCAGGGTGACGTCCTCTACGACAACCGGAACCTGTACAAGCAGTTCGCCGAGCTCCGCCAGCGCATCGGTCTGGTCCCGCAGGACGACATCCTGCACAAGGAGCTGACCGTCAAGAAGGCCCTCAAGTACGCGGCCAAGCTCCGCTTCCCGGCCGACACCACGGCCCAGGAGCGCGACGCCCGTATCGACGAGGTGCTGCGCGAGCTGAAGCTCGACATCCACAAGGACAAGAAGGTCACCTCGCTCTCCGGCGGCCAGCGCAAGCGCGTGTCGGTCGCCCTGGAGCTGCTGACCAAGCCGTCGCTGATCTTCCTGGACGAGCCGACCTCCGGTCTCGACCCGGGCATGGACCGCGACGTCATGCAGCTGCTGCGCGGCCTCGCCGACGACGGCCGTACGGTCCTGGTGGTCACCCACTCCGTGGCCGAGCTGGCGATCTGCGACAAGCTCCTGGTGATGGCCCCGGGTGGCTCGGTGGCGTACTTCGGTCCGCCCGAGGAGGCCCTGAACTTCTTCGGCTACGACACCTGGGCCGACGTCTTCTCCGCCTTCGAGAACTACCGCGACTACGACTGGGCGGGCCGCTGGAAGGGCTCGCAGCACTACCAGATGTACGCCGCGGACATCGACGCCGTCGCCCCGCAGTCGGTGCACATGCCGCCGCCGCAGTCGATGCGCCCGCCGAAGCCGCAGGGCTGGCTCTCCCAGCTCGGCACCCTGGTCCGGCGCTACGTCTCCGTCATCGCGTCCGACAAGGGCTTCCTCGCGCTGACGGTGATCCTGCCGGCCGTGCTCGGCGCGGTGAGCCTGCTCATCGACCCGGACAAGGACCTGTTGGTGCGGGGGGTGAACAAGGCGACGGGCCTGCCCGTCCCGAACGGCACGGCCACCACGGTGCTGCTGATCCTCGCGGTCGGCGCGTGCTTCGCCGGCGCCGCCAACTCCGTCCGAGAGCTGATCAAGGAACGCGTGATCTACGAGCGGGAGCGGGCCACCGGCCTGTCGCGCTCGGCGTACCTGATGTCCAAGGTGATCGTCCTCGGCGCGGTCACCGTGTTCCAGGGCGCCATGGTCGGCGCGATCGGCTTCTCCACCCGGACGATCCCGGACGAGGCGCTGATCTTCGGCGAGGGCAAGTTCGCCGTCATGCTCGAACTCTCCATCCCGATCATGGGGCTCGGCTTCACGTCCATGATGTTCGGCCTGGTCATCTCCTCGCTGGTGAAGACCGCCGAGAAGACGATGCCGCTGCTGGTCATGTTCGCGATCGTCCAGGTCGTCTTCACCGGCTGCCTCTTCGCCCTGCACGGCAGCCCCGGCGTCAACGAGTTCTCGTACCTGATGCCGTCGCGCTGGGCGGTGGCCGCCGCGGGCGCCACGCTGGACTTCAACAACATCAGCCCGCCGAAGGAGGCGGGCGACACGGACCCGCTGTGGGACCACACGGTCGGCGCCTACAGCCTCGACATGATCGCCCTCATCGTGCTCGGCGTGATCTGCGGTGTCCTCGTGGCCCGCTTCCTGCGCCGTCACGAGCCGGAGGTCATGCGGAAGTAG
- a CDS encoding SPFH domain-containing protein — protein MEPIIIVLIILVVLVFIALIKTIQVIPQASAAIVERFGRYTRTLNAGLNIVVPFIDSIRNRIDLREQVVPFPPQPVITQDNLVVNIDTVIYYQVTDARAATYEVASYIQAIEQLTVTTLRNIIGGMDLERTLTSREEINAALRGVLDEATGKWGIRVNRVELKAIEPPTSIQDSMEKQMRADRDKRAAILTAEGTRQAAILTAEGEKQSQILRAEGEAKAAALRAEGEAQAVRTVFEAIHAGDPDQKLLSYQYLQMLPKIAEGDANKLWIVPSEIGDALKGLSGAMGNFGNFGGGGPSVPRPADGNSERREKPAID, from the coding sequence ATGGAACCGATCATCATCGTCCTGATCATTCTGGTGGTGTTGGTCTTCATCGCCCTGATCAAGACCATCCAGGTGATTCCACAGGCAAGCGCCGCGATCGTCGAGCGGTTCGGCCGCTACACGCGCACACTCAACGCGGGCCTCAACATCGTGGTCCCGTTCATCGACTCCATCCGCAACCGCATCGACCTGCGTGAACAGGTCGTGCCGTTCCCACCCCAGCCGGTGATCACCCAGGACAACCTGGTCGTGAACATCGACACGGTCATCTACTACCAGGTGACCGACGCCCGCGCCGCCACCTACGAGGTCGCCAGCTACATCCAGGCCATCGAGCAGCTCACCGTCACCACGCTCCGCAACATCATCGGTGGCATGGACCTGGAGCGGACCCTGACCTCCCGCGAGGAGATCAACGCGGCCCTGCGCGGCGTCCTCGACGAGGCCACCGGCAAGTGGGGCATCCGCGTCAACCGCGTCGAGCTGAAGGCGATCGAGCCGCCCACCTCCATCCAGGACTCGATGGAGAAGCAGATGCGCGCCGACCGTGACAAGCGCGCCGCGATCCTCACCGCCGAAGGTACGCGCCAGGCGGCCATCCTCACCGCCGAGGGCGAGAAGCAGTCCCAGATCCTGCGCGCCGAGGGTGAGGCCAAGGCCGCCGCCCTGCGCGCCGAGGGTGAGGCCCAGGCCGTCCGTACGGTCTTCGAGGCCATCCACGCCGGCGACCCGGACCAGAAGCTCCTCTCCTACCAGTACCTCCAGATGCTCCCGAAGATCGCCGAGGGCGACGCCAACAAGCTCTGGATCGTCCCCAGCGAAATCGGCGACGCCCTCAAGGGCCTCTCCGGCGCCATGGGCAACTTCGGCAACTTCGGCGGCGGCGGCCCGTCGGTGCCCAGGCCCGCCGACGGCAACAGCGAGCGCCGTGAGAAGCCGGCCATCGACTGA
- a CDS encoding NfeD family protein, translating to MDSIDAWVWWLIGATGLGIALVVTAMPELGMLALGAVAGAVTAGLGGGVVLQVIVFAVVSVALLAVVRPIAARHRSQRPQLATGIDALKGRHAVVLERVDGSGGRIKLAGEVWSARALDTGQAFEVGQEVDVVEIEGATAIVM from the coding sequence GTGGACAGCATCGACGCATGGGTGTGGTGGCTGATCGGCGCGACCGGGCTCGGGATCGCCCTGGTGGTGACCGCGATGCCCGAGTTGGGAATGCTCGCCCTGGGCGCCGTCGCAGGCGCCGTGACCGCGGGGCTGGGAGGCGGAGTCGTACTCCAGGTCATCGTCTTCGCGGTCGTCTCCGTCGCGCTCCTCGCCGTCGTCCGGCCCATCGCGGCCCGGCACAGATCCCAACGGCCCCAACTCGCGACCGGAATCGACGCGTTGAAGGGCAGACACGCCGTCGTCCTGGAACGGGTCGACGGCTCGGGCGGTCGTATCAAACTGGCCGGCGAAGTCTGGTCCGCCCGCGCGCTCGACACCGGCCAGGCCTTCGAGGTGGGTCAGGAAGTGGACGTCGTGGAGATCGAGGGAGCCACGGCGATCGTCATGTGA